Within the Malaclemys terrapin pileata isolate rMalTer1 chromosome 24, rMalTer1.hap1, whole genome shotgun sequence genome, the region AGGTTTGTAAGCGGAACGCTCCAGCGTTGCAGGCCCAGAGGCTGTGATACTGATCGGGGGAGAGTGGGGCCCACGCTGCCCTGTGGTGGCTGTCTGGGACAGCCCGGTGAAAAGGGTAGCGGTGTAACTCAGGCCAACAAGGAGGGGCTTTGTCACTGCTAGCGGCTGGGCTACATAGAGGTTTGTGAAGAAGACACAGAGGTGGCTCTTCTAGCTCAGTCCATAGAGGCCTGTGTGCTTAGATCCAAAGGTTGTAGGTTCAAGCCTGACCCTCCTGGGCTGTTGTATTACATCAAGCATTATATGCGGCTTGGGTGATGATCCTCCAGGCATGTATCCTTCTGTACGCTCATTTTGTGAGGCTGCGTAGGACAGGGAAGTGTAGGCCCAGATGGTACAATGCTACTGCAGAGCTAGGCTTGTCCTGAAATACCTCAGGCAAGATGATGGGCATCACCTCTCTGCCCCTTTCACCTGAGCATCTCCAAGCACTTCACAGATACTAACTCCTGAAGCCTCCCCCAatagccctgtgaggtaggtaccTTTCTGCCCatggtacagatggggaaactgaggcacagtgtgaGGAAGGGATTCAGTCAGTGGCCAAGTGGGAATAAAACACAGAAGCCCCAACTGCTAGTTGCCCCTAGACCACATGCCCCTCACATAGCGGGGAATAGAACTCACGAGTCCTGATGCacatttccccccgccccatcctaAACACCAGACCCCATAGACTTTATAATGAAACACACATTAACTGCCCAACAGAGAAAgatccctccctctttttcttagTCCCAActtccccctcttcagaatccCTGTCACAAAAGGAGCCCCCGGAGCTCTCGTCTCCAGTATTAAAAGCGCTTCAGTACGTCGTGGACCCAGGAGATGTACTTGGAAATCCGAGTGTAGATGTCTGGGTACCTGCGATTCCCACACCGCTGCCCGGAGAAGGAGACTATGCCGTGTACTCTGCCCCCACAGATGAGGGGGCCCCCAGAGTCCCCCTACAATGCAAGAGGAGACCTGTTAGCACAGGATGAGACTGGGTAAGTCTGGAGGAAGAGGAAAGTCTCAAGAAATCAAACCTAAGcgtggagctggccctgtatcgCCCTAGGCAGAAGAGAAGGGTCAGGACTGGATTGCAGTGAATATAAAGGGGGTTCTTTACTGAATGAGGCTtctggacacagacagaccctgggTTTCTCTCTGGCTTCCTATTCCCCGACTCCTGGCCTGGCCTCCAGAGAGACAGCGCTGCTGCCTCCACTCCAAACAGCAAGCCCCCCGTGTGGGGAAAGTTTCTGTGGCAGTAGCCTTACCAGGCACGGCTGGGTGTTGTGGTGGATGTGAAAGGCCACAGGGCACTATCCCACAATACTGGTCTAAAAACCACTTGGGTGACTGGGAACTGGAAGGAAACTCGGAGTTCTGGCTGGAACTGACTGAACCAGGAGGAGAACTTCAGCGTTGGAATCGGAGCGGGCATGGTACTGGTACTGCAGGTGTCATGGCTGGCACGGCCAAGGCACTACCGTGGGGAAGATCACAGCCCCAGCTATGGACTGTCACCAGAAGCAGCTTTAGGCTTCCCTCCAAAGCTGGGTCTGGCAGCGTGGGCTCAGCAGGGGCGCCTGGAGGAGGAGAAAGCGCTTACCGAGCAGACCCCCTGGAGGGTGCTGTTAAGGCTGGCGGCGCACAGCATGTCCTTGTTGACGTGACCCACCCACAGCGCATTGCAGATCTTCCTGTCCACGATGGTCGTCTTGGTTTCCCTGAGCTCGGTGGGGATGGTGCCAAAATTGGAGGTGTCGCCCCAGCCCAGCACTCTGCAGACGACCCCAGGAGGGAGGTCGATGTTGGGTCGGGGGAGGCTGATCCGCTTCACAAACTGGTTAAAGGTGGCCGACTTGTTCAGCTGGGGAGACGAGAGCAAACGTGACCCATGTTAATACTTGGGGGGGCGCCTGTCTTGGGTGCTAGTGGCTGAatctggaatctccttccttggaggtttttaaggccaccccggcttgacaaagccctggctgggatgatttagttggggattggtcctgctttgagcagggggttggactagatgacctcccgaggtcccttccaaccctgagattctatgtaTTGAGGGTTACGAGCCTATTGCTGTCCCCCTAGCTAGTGGAGCTGGCAGGATAGGTGCCTGCTTTCCGCGGGCCCTGGCTTCAATCgcagctgggggggctgtgatACAAACACAGTCCCATTTCTTGGtttatccccccccccagttctggtTTTGCTTCTTCGAATGCACAGGAGCCGGTCTCAGCATCACATGCTGTTGAAAGTAGCAGCCCCTGCAGTTTACCCAGCGGCCCCCGTTTGCTGACTCGATGTCACGCCAGGAGAACGCGTCGAATGTGATCGCTGCGGGGTGCGGGCCAAACCCTTACCCAGCCCGGCTGGAAAGCGGGGGCAACTCCACTAAAGCCCCCAGActtgcagcagggctgcagtgccacctagtggctgattTAGTTATTCCTTTCAGGAGATGTCCTCATTCCAATGCAAAGGTGGCAGTGAGTGATTTTTCCATTCCGCCTATTCTGACCCCCATCCCACGTCCTGTGCCACCTTCACACAGGAGACAGGGGCTGGTACTGGGGCTGTTTCTGTCCTGCTGCTGGAGAACTATGGCGGGCTGTCCCACTGCTGCCATCAGCAATGCCCCTTGCTGCGTCCCGGGGAGCCCGGGCATTTCTATCACAACAGACTCTGGAAGGGGGACAGCGGGGATTGCACCATGACAGTGAAATCTACTCCATTTTTGTCCCTGTGTttcacctcctcccccacagcctcacctAAGGCCAAGGCAAACCACTCAAGTTCCTTTGAACCCACCAGCTTTGAGCGGCTCTGATCTGTGCCCCATACAAATACCTGCCTCCCAGCTCTGTAGGCTACACTCTTAATGTGAATGGGACATCAACAGATTAGTCATTTACCCCTCTGGTTGGCGTTTGCTGCGGTGGGTCCAATTCAGCCCTGCTGCGACTTCTGCTGGCTTTAGTATGGTGGTCATACCAGGGGGCAATTTGAGTCTGATtttccagtgggggtgggggatggaaggGTAAGGAGCAGAAGATGGGAGTTTAATTCCTGTCCCTTGTGTAAGGTTTGACCCCCAAAAGAAAATTCGCTCTAAACTCTGAAAGTTTTGGAGCAACTGGAGGTTTTCATCAGGGTTGTGagcttctctctttcccccaggGATCAAAGGTGACAAGAGCAACTCACTTCCAGCATGCGGATGTCATTGTGGACCGTCCGGGCGTTGAAGTGCGGGTGCATGACGGATTCCCGGATGCTGAAGATCTGCTGAGAGGCCTCCTGGTGTTTCAGGGAGTGAGCCCCCAGCACGACGCGCACGGCAGAGGAATGTCTGAAACGCACAGCGAGAGGGATTGACATCAGCACGGGGCTGTAGCCAGGAACAGGCTGGAGAGAATAAGGGGCCGGGAGCACAAAATGGGGGGCATGCCCACCCgaaaggggcaggggctgtgctgggatttgaacctgtgtcCCCAGTGAGGGTAGAGATTTCAGTGAGGTGCTTCGGTTTTGCTGGGCTAGGCTAAGGGCTCCTGGGAAGGTCCCTGAGCTGAGCCGGGGGGCAGGCTCTCCTCTGCCCCTTGCAGTGAATGTCAGGGGAGCAGGGTTTATTTCACATCCTCGGGGAATGCAGCCATCAGGGGTCCCCCGAAGCGCCGGGACTTACCTGGGAATCACACAGTGAGCCGCCGTCATCACCCACTTGCGCCAGACCAGGAATCCCCCGCAGACATGTCGGCCATCCAGCTGGATGGAAGCAATGTAGGGCCGGGAATGGGGCTTGACTTCCTTCCCCCCGATAATCCAGCTCCCCAGGGCACCTGTCCCAaaccaaacagctgtttttttgggggggaaagaatCCACCCTCCAAAATGGATGATCTCGGGGTGGGGCTAGGCAAGGATTCCCAAAGGAGCAGCTAGGAttatcctgggacccacagggCTGTGGGAATGGCTGGGTCAGAGCACTGGGGGGATGCACCAGGGGCTGGATTGCGCAACCCTGACTCAGACGAGTTGCCCCCTAGGGGTCAAATCTGAGTCTCGCACACGTGGGTGCAGCTCCATTCACTTCCCTAGGGGCTGTACCCACTGGTGGGGAGGTGAcgtctctcccccagcctgtgGCACAGACCCTACACACACCCAAGGTCACGGGGAAGACACTGGGGTTAAAGCTCAGCTATTCCTGGTGCCCAGACCCAGGTGGAGGACATGAGctcagacctctctctaggtACTTACACGCAGGgaagtcctggccccactgaagtccatggcaattGTCAGAATGCTGCTTGACATTTAAAGCATTTCTCGTCACACCTCCCTGGGAGGCAGTGCTCTCGGCCCTCCTTTTACacaagggaaaccgaggcatagagctgaagcaacttgcccaaggtcacccagtgccTCGGAGACAGGGCTAGGCATTGAACCCAGGTTgacaccctaaccactaggccatgcttccTCCTATACTTAGCCACCCAcagcagctgccctgccactTCTCAGCATCTACTTGCTCAGCCCAGGAGCTtctgagctcagacaccctcaCATCATGGGTCCTCCCCACCAACCCCTACTCCCCCAGAGCGGCATCCTTTACCTGCCGGGATGAGAACAAGGAGCAGCAGGCTGGTATTccccatgctctctctctttgctCTTTCACGCTGGGGGAGGATGGTGAGTGCTGATGGctgaggctctgggggagagggttaAGTAAGCCCGGAGGGCGTGGGAGGGTCTTGCGGTGCCACTATCCCACATAGCTAGGTTGCCGCTCGGCTCTCGGCCTGCCCTGCTCGACTTGGTTCCTCTTCGGTTTGCGAGCTTGTGCAATCCCTTCTCCCGGCCCCTGCGGGAAGAGCCCAAAGGGAGAAACCTCAGGGTACATGCAATGTCAGGGGGGCGATTTAGACACACAAAGGGGGCCTTTGCAGGGAGTGGATGTGTTATCAGGCAGTGCAGAGGCCCCAGCCGAGGGGTTCTGCAGGTGTGTtattcaggagctggctggtcacaggggtcccgtctggccttggaatgGCGGAAAAGTCAAGGTCCCATTACACAGGGTCCCGCCCACACGTCCAGCGAGGGACAGTCCCCACCCCGAAGCGCTTGCAATCGAAACAGACACAGGATTCTCATGCCCATTTCACACGTGGGGACCGAGACCCAGAGTGGGACTGTCCCCAGGGGAGTCGGAGGCTGCCAGGAACTGAACTCTGAGCCCCAGAGcatccccccagcactcactgcaaGACAGGGAGGGACACTTTAGTCTCATTGTCTGGCTGACAGCCCCTGAGACAGAAAGAGGCCGGGTTGAGTTTCAAGACAAACCCTGGTTATCTTTCAAAGTGAGCCTGGCCCAATTTATGGGATTGGGTGGAAAACCACCTCTCTGAGCACTTGGAGGGAGGGACCGTCTCTTCCCGC harbors:
- the PRSS57 gene encoding serine protease 57 → MGNTSLLLLVLIPAGALGSWIIGGKEVKPHSRPYIASIQLDGRHVCGGFLVWRKWVMTAAHCVIPRHSSAVRVVLGAHSLKHQEASQQIFSIRESVMHPHFNARTVHNDIRMLELNKSATFNQFVKRISLPRPNIDLPPGVVCRVLGWGDTSNFGTIPTELRETKTTIVDRKICNALWVGHVNKDMLCAASLNSTLQGVCSGDSGGPLICGGRVHGIVSFSGQRCGNRRYPDIYTRISKYISWVHDVLKRF